In one Dehalogenimonas formicexedens genomic region, the following are encoded:
- the metG gene encoding methionine--tRNA ligase, protein MTERIFIGVAWPYANNLLHLGHVAGAYLPSDIFARYHRTKGNEVLMVSGSDQHGTPVTIRAEAEGKTPAEVAAYYHQKFLESWAGLGITFDLYTTTGTPNHRAVVQDIFLKLLEKDYLYKDTVSQPYCPKCSRFLPDRYVEGVCPSCKMPGARGDQCDACGKPMNPADLINACCKLCGTTPEFRQTEHFFLRLSAFEKPLLDWVNAQAEHWRPNVQRFTRRYLEEGLRDRAITRDITWGIPVPLPGYEDKRIYVWFEAVIGYLSASKEWAQLRGEPESWRNFWQGECKSYYFIGKDNIPFHTIIWPAMLMGYGGLNLPYDVPSNEFLTVEAQKLSKSKNLAIWLEDFLSRYQPDALRYMLSVNMPDTSDTDFSWREFVRRNNDELVATYGNLVNRTLSMLQKHFEGKVPDHGVLDDRSLSMIARTEEILITMDDLLHACRFKEAIKAAMALASETNKYLDEKAPWKTVKTDKAAAGVALYTALTVISGLRTAFYPFLPFSSERLHHFLGYEGTTQNDGWKLRRPVPGASLNPPEALFIKLDESVIEEETARMGLTPT, encoded by the coding sequence ATGACTGAACGAATCTTCATCGGCGTTGCCTGGCCCTACGCCAACAACCTGCTTCACCTGGGACATGTCGCCGGGGCTTATCTGCCGTCAGACATATTCGCCCGCTATCACCGCACCAAGGGCAATGAGGTTTTGATGGTCTCAGGCTCCGACCAGCATGGCACGCCGGTCACCATCAGGGCTGAAGCCGAAGGCAAAACACCTGCAGAGGTGGCCGCCTATTACCATCAGAAGTTCCTCGAGAGCTGGGCGGGCCTCGGCATCACGTTCGATCTATATACCACCACCGGAACACCGAACCATCGGGCTGTGGTGCAGGATATATTCCTCAAGCTTCTTGAAAAAGACTACTTGTACAAGGACACGGTCTCGCAGCCTTACTGCCCTAAATGCAGCCGATTCTTGCCCGACCGGTATGTCGAGGGTGTCTGCCCCTCCTGCAAGATGCCTGGGGCCCGAGGGGACCAGTGCGATGCCTGCGGCAAGCCGATGAATCCGGCTGATCTGATCAACGCCTGCTGCAAGCTGTGCGGCACGACGCCTGAATTCCGTCAGACCGAACACTTTTTCCTGCGCTTATCGGCTTTCGAAAAGCCGCTTCTCGACTGGGTCAACGCCCAGGCCGAACATTGGCGCCCCAATGTACAACGGTTCACCCGGCGTTACCTCGAAGAAGGATTGCGCGACAGGGCTATCACCAGGGATATCACCTGGGGCATCCCGGTGCCGCTGCCCGGGTACGAGGACAAGCGCATTTACGTCTGGTTTGAGGCAGTCATCGGCTACCTGTCAGCGAGCAAAGAATGGGCCCAACTTCGGGGCGAACCAGAGTCATGGCGTAACTTCTGGCAGGGGGAATGCAAGAGCTACTATTTCATCGGCAAGGACAACATTCCCTTCCACACCATCATCTGGCCTGCCATGCTGATGGGCTACGGCGGCCTGAACCTGCCGTATGACGTACCTTCGAACGAATTCCTGACCGTCGAGGCCCAGAAACTGTCCAAAAGCAAGAACCTCGCCATCTGGCTGGAGGATTTCCTGTCTCGTTACCAGCCCGACGCTTTACGCTACATGCTCTCGGTGAACATGCCCGACACCTCTGACACTGATTTCTCGTGGCGTGAGTTCGTGCGGCGCAACAACGACGAACTCGTCGCCACCTACGGCAACCTGGTCAACCGGACCCTCTCGATGCTCCAGAAGCATTTCGAGGGCAAGGTGCCGGACCACGGGGTGCTTGATGACCGGTCTCTGTCCATGATCGCCCGGACAGAAGAAATCCTGATCACAATGGACGATTTGCTCCACGCCTGCCGCTTCAAAGAGGCCATCAAAGCAGCGATGGCTTTAGCTTCCGAGACCAACAAATACCTCGACGAAAAAGCGCCGTGGAAAACGGTCAAGACGGATAAAGCCGCGGCCGGTGTCGCGCTATATACCGCCCTAACGGTCATTTCCGGCCTGCGGACGGCGTTTTATCCCTTCCTGCCTTTCAGTTCAGAGAGACTGCATCACTTCCTCGGCTATGAGGGCACTACACAAAACGATGGCTGGAAACTTCGCCGCCCGGTTCCCGGCGCCAGCCTCAACCCTCCCGAAGCTCTGTTTATCAAACTGGACGAATCGGTTATTGAAGAAGAAACCGCCCGCATGGGACTAACCCCTACATAA
- the rsmI gene encoding 16S rRNA (cytidine(1402)-2'-O)-methyltransferase, whose protein sequence is MPTLYIVATPIGNLEDITLRASRILRQVTLIAAEDTRHTLKLLNALGIKTPLTSYYEHNKLTKLDYVLGHLEKGDVALVSDAGTPGIADPGSELIAEAIRRGFRVEAVPGPSSVVAALTVSGLPTSEFRFVAFLPRKISERHRVIEQLATETATMVFLEAPHRLRTTLEALLEGLGDRQIAVCRELTKIHEEVFRGTLSGALAHFTEPRGEFVLVVAGAPVVQKTPELNNDVETQLCKLKQSGVAAREATTMLADETGLSRRELYKAWLKIE, encoded by the coding sequence GTGCCAACTCTTTATATCGTAGCGACTCCCATAGGCAACCTTGAGGATATCACCCTCCGGGCTTCCCGGATCCTTAGGCAAGTTACCCTTATCGCCGCGGAGGATACCCGCCACACCCTGAAGTTGCTCAATGCCCTGGGTATAAAGACGCCTTTGACCAGCTATTACGAGCACAACAAGCTGACCAAGCTGGACTATGTCCTCGGACACCTCGAAAAGGGCGACGTCGCTTTAGTATCGGATGCGGGAACACCGGGCATCGCCGACCCCGGCAGCGAGCTTATAGCAGAAGCCATCAGGCGGGGTTTTCGGGTAGAGGCGGTACCGGGCCCATCGTCGGTCGTGGCCGCGCTGACGGTATCGGGCCTGCCGACGTCGGAATTCCGGTTCGTGGCTTTCTTGCCCCGGAAAATATCTGAGCGGCACAGGGTGATCGAACAACTCGCGACCGAAACGGCAACTATGGTTTTTCTCGAAGCCCCCCATCGCCTCAGGACAACCCTCGAGGCTCTCTTGGAGGGTCTGGGCGACCGCCAAATCGCGGTGTGCCGGGAATTGACCAAGATTCACGAAGAGGTATTCAGGGGCACCTTGTCTGGAGCTTTGGCGCATTTCACCGAGCCTAGGGGAGAATTCGTTCTGGTTGTCGCGGGGGCGCCGGTCGTGCAAAAAACGCCGGAGTTAAATAACGACGTCGAAACCCAGCTCTGCAAGTTGAAACAGAGCGGCGTTGCCGCCAGAGAGGCAACGACCATGCTGGCGGATGAAACAGGCCTCTCCCGACGTGAATTGTACAAGGCTTGGCTTAAAATTGAGTAA
- a CDS encoding LuxR C-terminal-related transcriptional regulator, translated as MRILVELVVPIAVFIFSAVALWLLLRFALDKIEPWTKKQTATPFTSIYSGIRRSAIIIVLLISAYAGLLVSPWSGGWGQAPPNTLLSLTIIAVMLTALNILQSLAGFLGGRLNLPGATRAIRVALFIVIVIVTVLLLLLVWGAETNPLLIFIAVISILLVLALRDTGPDYAAALQLAMWQHIRVGESIKLQNGLQGIISKLNWQNVEILTPDSQCVIVPNSRFIKEVLTRFIDSPEQVKTSIEFLEKQSHSPSREPDQPETYPDIAAILSKRELEIAELVSKGATNKELASQLFISEHTVKVHIKNILQKLELKNRQQIAVLAATQSKKAR; from the coding sequence ATGCGAATCTTAGTCGAGCTGGTTGTGCCCATCGCTGTCTTTATTTTCAGCGCGGTAGCTTTGTGGTTGCTACTCAGGTTCGCGCTCGATAAGATCGAACCCTGGACCAAAAAGCAAACTGCGACGCCTTTCACGAGTATCTACTCAGGCATCAGGCGATCGGCGATTATCATTGTCCTGCTGATCAGCGCCTACGCCGGGCTGCTGGTGTCTCCGTGGTCCGGCGGATGGGGCCAGGCGCCGCCGAACACCCTTTTATCACTTACCATCATCGCGGTAATGCTGACAGCGCTCAATATTCTTCAAAGCCTGGCGGGCTTCCTCGGCGGCCGCTTGAATCTTCCCGGGGCGACCCGGGCTATCCGGGTTGCATTGTTTATCGTAATCGTGATCGTGACCGTTTTGTTACTGCTTCTGGTTTGGGGCGCGGAGACAAATCCGCTGCTGATCTTCATTGCGGTCATTTCGATACTCCTGGTCCTGGCCTTGAGAGACACCGGCCCGGACTACGCGGCTGCTTTGCAACTGGCAATGTGGCAGCACATCAGGGTCGGAGAATCGATCAAGCTTCAGAACGGCCTGCAGGGCATCATCTCCAAGTTGAACTGGCAGAACGTTGAGATTCTTACCCCGGACAGCCAGTGCGTAATCGTTCCCAACAGCCGGTTCATAAAGGAAGTGCTTACCAGGTTCATCGACAGCCCCGAACAGGTCAAGACCTCGATTGAGTTTCTCGAAAAACAATCGCACTCCCCCTCGCGTGAGCCTGACCAGCCCGAAACTTATCCGGATATCGCCGCCATCTTATCCAAGCGGGAGTTGGAAATCGCCGAATTGGTCTCAAAAGGGGCAACGAACAAGGAACTAGCCAGTCAGTTATTTATTTCCGAGCACACCGTTAAGGTCCATATTAAAAACATCCTTCAAAAGCTTGAATTGAAAAACCGGCAGCAAATCGCCGTTTTGGCCGCCACGCAGTCCAAAAAAGCCAGGTAA
- a CDS encoding DUF302 domain-containing protein: MYAFKKEAAGTYEETVARTKAELKNEGFGVITEIDVQKTVKEKLGAECEKYVILGACNPPFAYKAIMAERDIGLFMPCNVLVYEHQGKVFVASVKPTMAMSMTGNKALEPLAEQVEAKLKKVVDSV, encoded by the coding sequence ATGTACGCTTTTAAAAAGGAGGCCGCGGGAACTTACGAGGAAACCGTGGCCAGGACGAAGGCTGAGTTAAAAAATGAGGGTTTCGGTGTCATCACTGAAATCGACGTACAGAAGACCGTCAAAGAAAAACTCGGCGCCGAGTGTGAAAAATACGTCATCCTGGGTGCCTGCAACCCGCCGTTCGCTTATAAAGCCATTATGGCGGAACGGGATATCGGGCTGTTTATGCCTTGCAACGTGCTTGTTTATGAACATCAGGGCAAGGTCTTCGTAGCCTCGGTCAAACCGACGATGGCAATGAGCATGACCGGCAACAAAGCCCTGGAGCCCCTCGCCGAGCAGGTGGAGGCGAAGCTAAAAAAGGTAGTCGACAGCGTTTAG
- a CDS encoding polyprenyl synthetase family protein, with protein MDLKTLYAPVKNDLADVEGNFKSLADFWKKDFPDLHDMLKHILVGGKILRPALTFMSGRCIDGKTDRILKMATANELMHIATLVHDDAIDRADTRRGRVTVNKLWGTEKAILLGDFLFARAGEFAASTDNLRVTKLFSQTLGIIAVGELRQARDIFSASQNMEGYLQRIAGKTAALLKMSSESGAILAGGTEEQIQTLANYGYNLGLAFQIVDDILDFIGTEKELGKPVGSDLRQGTVTLPALLLMQRQPNSNPVSRFLAGKDREENIARAIEQIKSSGIIEESYREAEKYSEKAINLLEGLPESTCKEALKALASYLVRRRN; from the coding sequence TTGGACCTGAAAACGCTTTACGCCCCGGTCAAAAACGACCTCGCCGACGTCGAGGGCAACTTCAAATCCCTTGCTGATTTCTGGAAAAAAGATTTCCCTGACCTCCATGATATGCTCAAGCACATCCTGGTGGGTGGTAAAATTCTCCGTCCCGCCCTTACTTTCATGTCAGGACGGTGCATTGACGGCAAAACCGACCGTATTCTCAAAATGGCCACCGCCAATGAATTGATGCACATCGCCACCCTGGTTCATGACGACGCCATAGACCGGGCTGACACCCGCCGCGGGCGGGTAACGGTAAACAAGTTGTGGGGCACCGAAAAAGCGATACTGCTGGGCGATTTCCTGTTCGCCCGGGCGGGTGAATTTGCCGCATCCACCGACAACCTTCGGGTAACCAAATTATTCTCCCAGACACTGGGGATTATCGCTGTCGGCGAACTCAGGCAGGCTCGGGACATATTTTCAGCCTCTCAAAACATGGAAGGCTACCTTCAAAGGATCGCTGGAAAAACGGCAGCCCTGTTGAAGATGTCATCCGAATCCGGGGCTATTCTCGCCGGCGGCACCGAGGAGCAGATCCAGACACTGGCGAATTACGGCTACAACCTTGGCCTGGCTTTCCAGATAGTCGATGATATCCTGGATTTCATCGGCACTGAAAAGGAACTGGGTAAACCGGTAGGTTCGGACCTCAGGCAAGGCACGGTGACCTTACCGGCCTTATTGCTGATGCAAAGGCAACCGAATTCCAACCCGGTGTCGCGATTCCTGGCGGGCAAAGACCGGGAGGAAAACATCGCTCGTGCTATCGAGCAGATCAAAAGCTCCGGGATCATCGAAGAGAGCTACCGTGAAGCCGAGAAATACTCCGAAAAGGCCATAAACCTGCTTGAGGGGTTGCCGGAAAGCACTTGCAAAGAAGCGCTCAAGGCCCTCGCATCTTACCTGGTCAGACGGCGGAATTAG
- the ftsH gene encoding ATP-dependent zinc metalloprotease FtsH: MKFNWKRTTIAYIIMLIASIVIFAILIPGNQNKPTEIPQNTLVSLSQEHLIKTIVIDGDRINITTTGNYPKQGDPSGEFFTYKETLTSIYEIPGFDPTGIEITPKGPSSFDWGSLLGTLIPMLLIGGMIIFLFSQARGANNQAMSFGRSRAKLFNVDKPTTCFDNVAGVDEAKQEVQEIVEFLKSREKFQALGARIPKGVLLIGYPGTGKTLLARAIAGEAGVPFFSISGSEFVEMFVGVGASRVRDLFDQAKRNAPCIIFIDEIDAVGRQRGAGLGGSHDEREQTLNQILVEMDGFEANTTIIVIAATNRPDVLDPALLRPGRFDRRVVLDMPDLHGRLAILNIHAKGKPLSPDVNLETLAKQTIGFSGADLSNLMNEAAILAAREDKKAIEMCDLEESIDRVIAGPERKSRKVSPHEREITAYHEAGHALVARMLPNADPVHKITIVARGMAGGYTKQLPAEDRYIATDSQFKAKLAISMGGRIAEEIMFNEMSTGASQDFKEATNLAKKMVTSYGMSEKLGPRTFGSKEEMVFLGKEIHEQRDYGEKTADLIDQEVEALIQNAYTSARTILTDNKARLVHIATQLMAEETLEGDELEKLFTEALPAAAPTAPVEPPLAKNDSPSEKKAEPVLQPRDKPMEPGTASPAIAPA; encoded by the coding sequence ATGAAATTTAACTGGAAGCGCACCACCATCGCCTACATCATCATGCTGATCGCCAGCATCGTCATTTTCGCCATCCTCATTCCCGGCAACCAGAATAAGCCGACCGAGATTCCTCAGAACACCTTGGTCAGTCTCTCGCAGGAACACCTGATCAAGACAATTGTCATCGATGGCGACCGCATCAATATCACCACCACCGGCAATTACCCCAAACAGGGAGACCCCTCAGGTGAGTTTTTCACTTATAAAGAGACCTTGACTTCGATCTACGAAATCCCCGGTTTCGATCCGACTGGAATCGAGATCACACCCAAGGGCCCTTCCAGTTTTGATTGGGGATCGCTTCTGGGCACCCTTATCCCCATGCTGCTTATCGGCGGTATGATCATTTTCCTGTTCTCCCAGGCCCGGGGCGCCAATAACCAGGCGATGAGTTTCGGACGATCACGCGCCAAGCTTTTTAACGTCGACAAGCCCACCACCTGTTTCGACAACGTCGCCGGCGTCGACGAAGCCAAGCAGGAAGTCCAGGAAATCGTCGAGTTTTTGAAATCCCGCGAGAAATTCCAGGCCCTGGGAGCCCGGATTCCCAAGGGTGTCCTTTTGATCGGCTATCCGGGAACGGGTAAAACCCTCCTGGCCAGGGCCATCGCCGGCGAAGCCGGGGTACCGTTCTTCTCCATCTCCGGCTCCGAGTTCGTCGAAATGTTCGTCGGCGTCGGCGCGTCCCGGGTCCGCGATCTCTTCGACCAGGCCAAGCGCAACGCCCCTTGCATTATCTTCATCGATGAGATCGATGCCGTCGGCCGTCAGCGCGGCGCCGGCCTCGGCGGGTCCCACGATGAGCGTGAACAGACTCTTAACCAGATTCTGGTGGAGATGGACGGCTTCGAGGCTAATACCACCATCATCGTCATTGCCGCCACCAACCGCCCTGACGTCCTTGACCCCGCCCTGCTCCGCCCCGGCCGCTTTGACCGCCGCGTGGTGCTCGACATGCCGGACCTGCACGGCCGGCTGGCTATCCTCAATATCCACGCCAAGGGCAAACCCCTGAGCCCCGATGTCAACCTGGAAACATTAGCCAAGCAGACTATCGGCTTCTCCGGCGCGGACCTGTCCAACCTGATGAACGAGGCCGCTATCCTGGCTGCCCGCGAGGACAAGAAGGCCATCGAGATGTGCGACCTTGAAGAATCGATCGACAGGGTTATCGCCGGGCCGGAGCGCAAGAGCCGCAAGGTTTCGCCTCACGAGCGGGAGATAACCGCCTACCACGAGGCCGGTCACGCTCTGGTCGCCCGGATGTTGCCCAATGCCGATCCTGTTCACAAGATCACCATCGTTGCGCGGGGCATGGCGGGGGGTTATACCAAGCAACTGCCCGCTGAAGACCGCTACATCGCCACCGACTCCCAGTTCAAGGCCAAGCTTGCCATCTCCATGGGCGGCCGTATCGCCGAGGAGATCATGTTCAATGAGATGTCGACCGGCGCGTCGCAAGACTTCAAAGAGGCTACCAACCTGGCCAAAAAGATGGTCACCTCTTATGGCATGAGTGAAAAGCTCGGGCCGCGCACCTTCGGCAGCAAAGAGGAGATGGTCTTCCTGGGTAAGGAGATCCATGAGCAGCGAGACTACGGCGAAAAAACCGCCGACCTAATCGACCAGGAAGTCGAAGCCCTGATCCAGAACGCCTACACATCAGCCAGGACCATCTTGACCGATAACAAAGCCAGGCTGGTCCATATCGCCACCCAGCTAATGGCTGAGGAAACCCTCGAAGGTGACGAACTGGAGAAGCTTTTTACCGAGGCGTTGCCGGCTGCCGCGCCGACCGCTCCTGTCGAACCGCCGCTGGCTAAGAACGATTCGCCGTCAGAGAAGAAAGCCGAGCCGGTCTTGCAACCCAGGGACAAGCCTATGGAACCTGGCACAGCCTCACCGGCCATCGCCCCTGCTTAA
- a CDS encoding TIM barrel protein has protein sequence MAVYLMTMLTFGTAGIPASTKASGDTVAGLKRIAELGLGGMEIEFVRGVYLKDHTAAPVAYVGKKLGLKLSCHAPYYLNLNHADEVRRRQAGGVLHHAASMAAKAGAKSVVFHAGYYLKDSPEIVYDAIKAQIEVVLDKLQGEGTLVKLRPELAGKISQFGTLAEILRLSKELPGVAPAIDFAHLHASTGRYNSYAEFSEVLNRVGDTLGREALDDLHLHVSGIEYAKTGERRHLNLADSDFHYDELLQALTDVKAGGLLICESPNIEVDTLLLQRTYLDLSPRM, from the coding sequence TTGGCTGTATACTTAATGACCATGCTCACCTTCGGCACCGCCGGCATTCCGGCCTCGACAAAAGCCAGCGGCGACACCGTTGCCGGCCTCAAGCGCATTGCGGAACTCGGGCTCGGCGGCATGGAGATCGAATTCGTCCGGGGCGTTTATCTCAAGGACCATACGGCGGCGCCCGTGGCTTACGTTGGCAAGAAGCTCGGCCTTAAATTATCGTGCCACGCGCCTTACTACCTCAATCTCAACCACGCCGACGAGGTTCGGCGGCGGCAGGCGGGCGGGGTCCTCCACCATGCGGCCAGCATGGCAGCCAAGGCCGGGGCAAAAAGCGTCGTCTTTCACGCCGGCTACTACCTTAAAGACAGCCCGGAGATTGTATATGACGCCATCAAGGCGCAGATCGAGGTCGTGCTGGATAAGCTGCAAGGAGAAGGTACCTTGGTGAAACTCAGGCCTGAACTTGCGGGTAAAATATCCCAATTCGGTACTCTGGCGGAGATCCTGAGGCTTTCCAAAGAATTACCCGGCGTAGCGCCGGCGATAGATTTCGCCCATCTCCACGCGTCTACCGGGCGTTACAATTCCTATGCGGAATTCTCCGAGGTGCTCAACCGCGTCGGCGATACCCTGGGGCGGGAAGCCCTCGATGATCTCCATCTTCATGTCTCAGGCATTGAATACGCCAAAACCGGCGAGCGGCGGCATCTCAACCTGGCCGATTCCGATTTCCATTACGATGAATTGCTCCAGGCCTTGACAGATGTGAAAGCGGGCGGGTTGCTCATCTGCGAGAGCCCGAATATTGAAGTGGACACCCTTCTTTTACAGCGGACTTACCTTGATTTGTCGCCAAGAATGTGA
- a CDS encoding potassium channel family protein: MLIAIAGTIGFSRLEGLSAFDAFYLTVVTITTVGYGDIVPTTDASRLLAMGLVVTGFTFFTAVVITSVQSLFERREETRRSQQLQTLITLFYSEVGDRLIRLLSSCDPDLPCIQEPPSTEKTWTHEDYSQLAEVLKYHGFKVSLEKLDAGKLKEILDSPLLLTLLENPQVFNHALFNKVLRGMFHVKGELAIHEQFSNLSDNLQAHLSNDLSKIYEPAVKLWLSHMKHLEKAYPSLFMTILETNPFGVAKPERSCPPPFPVEPA; this comes from the coding sequence ATGTTAATCGCCATTGCCGGGACAATTGGATTCAGCCGCCTGGAAGGACTATCGGCATTTGATGCCTTCTATCTAACGGTAGTCACCATCACCACCGTCGGTTACGGGGATATCGTACCGACGACCGATGCCAGCCGATTACTTGCCATGGGGCTAGTAGTTACCGGTTTCACATTCTTCACTGCGGTGGTCATAACCTCGGTACAATCGCTATTCGAAAGGCGGGAGGAGACCCGGCGCAGCCAACAATTACAGACCCTCATCACTCTTTTTTATAGTGAAGTTGGCGACAGGCTCATCCGGCTGTTGAGTAGCTGCGACCCGGACCTACCATGCATCCAGGAACCGCCGTCGACTGAAAAAACCTGGACCCACGAGGATTATTCTCAATTGGCTGAAGTGCTGAAATACCATGGCTTCAAAGTCAGCCTTGAAAAGCTGGACGCGGGGAAACTCAAGGAGATTCTCGACTCGCCATTGTTGCTGACGCTGCTGGAAAATCCTCAGGTTTTCAATCATGCGCTGTTCAATAAAGTGCTGCGCGGGATGTTCCATGTCAAAGGTGAGCTTGCGATTCATGAACAGTTCAGCAATCTATCAGATAACCTGCAAGCTCATTTGTCTAATGATCTGAGTAAGATCTACGAACCCGCAGTCAAGTTGTGGCTGTCTCACATGAAACACCTTGAAAAGGCCTATCCGAGCCTGTTTATGACCATCCTGGAAACTAACCCATTCGGAGTGGCCAAACCGGAACGCTCCTGCCCGCCGCCGTTCCCGGTCGAACCGGCTTAA
- a CDS encoding response regulator: protein MAETEPIRVMLVDDHGVVRSGLKAMLAAEDDLELAGEAADGSEAVRFVERFKPDVILMDLLMPVMDGVAATKAIHDRWPDIRIIVLTSFKEREQVDGALKAGAMSYLLKTVSASELVSAIRGAMAGQSKLSSEATQVLIQEMRSPAARDYDLTAREKEILKLMVDGLPNTEIADKLGVSPSTAKFHVSNVLSKLGVSSRTEAVSLALKQKLVK, encoded by the coding sequence ATGGCGGAAACTGAACCAATTCGGGTCATGCTGGTTGACGATCACGGCGTGGTGCGGTCGGGCCTTAAGGCGATGCTGGCCGCCGAGGATGACCTGGAACTGGCCGGGGAGGCCGCCGACGGCAGCGAGGCCGTCAGGTTCGTCGAGCGCTTCAAGCCCGACGTCATCCTGATGGACCTCTTGATGCCGGTGATGGACGGCGTGGCCGCCACCAAAGCCATCCATGACCGCTGGCCGGACATCCGGATCATCGTCCTAACCAGTTTCAAGGAGCGGGAGCAGGTGGACGGCGCCCTCAAGGCCGGGGCCATGAGCTACCTCCTGAAAACCGTCTCCGCCTCGGAACTGGTCTCAGCCATAAGGGGCGCCATGGCCGGGCAGTCCAAGCTGTCCTCCGAGGCTACCCAGGTGCTCATCCAGGAGATGAGGAGCCCCGCCGCCCGGGACTATGACCTGACCGCCCGTGAAAAGGAGATACTTAAGCTCATGGTGGACGGCCTGCCCAACACCGAGATCGCCGATAAGCTGGGGGTGAGCCCCTCCACCGCCAAATTCCACGTCTCCAACGTCCTTTCCAAGCTGGGCGTATCAAGCCGCACCGAGGCCGTTTCCCTGGCCTTGAAACAAAAACTGGTCAAATGA
- the rbr gene encoding rubrerythrin, with translation MKSIKGSKTEVNLLTAFAGESQARNRYTYFASAARKEGFEQIANIFIETAENEKEHAKVFFKYLEGGDVQITASYPAGTIGSTLKNLEAAAAGENLEWTRIYADFAQTAKEEGFPEVAQSFEQIAKVERFHESRYSKLISNVANGEVFKKNGAVKWHCLNCGYVHEGPEAPETCPACRHPRSFYEVLAENW, from the coding sequence ATGAAATCGATAAAAGGCTCCAAGACTGAGGTCAATCTGTTAACGGCTTTTGCCGGGGAATCACAGGCGAGGAACCGGTACACCTATTTTGCGTCCGCGGCCCGGAAGGAAGGTTTCGAGCAGATAGCCAATATCTTCATCGAAACGGCTGAAAACGAAAAGGAACACGCCAAAGTCTTCTTCAAATACCTGGAAGGCGGCGACGTTCAAATCACCGCCAGCTATCCCGCCGGGACGATAGGTTCAACGCTCAAAAATCTGGAAGCGGCAGCGGCTGGAGAGAACCTGGAGTGGACCAGGATTTACGCTGATTTTGCCCAGACGGCTAAAGAAGAAGGATTCCCGGAAGTAGCGCAGTCTTTTGAACAGATCGCCAAGGTCGAGAGATTCCATGAATCAAGGTACAGCAAACTGATCTCTAATGTAGCCAACGGCGAGGTTTTTAAGAAAAACGGCGCGGTAAAATGGCATTGCCTCAATTGCGGGTACGTCCATGAGGGCCCCGAGGCACCGGAAACCTGCCCCGCCTGCAGGCATCCCAGGTCGTTCTATGAAGTGCTGGCCGAAAACTGGTAG